In Nitrospirota bacterium, a genomic segment contains:
- a CDS encoding PIG-L family deacetylase, translating into MNFRVKWAHIYRFYEAVEPHLKMSLPLEELPKGDKVLVLAPHIDDETIGCGGTLFKHSAAGHTVTVLFLADCTEERQKEGEAAGKILGVSKRIYWEYQSKTLNQFPEIRGRLIDLIKETDPDVVYLPSFIDRHNDHVTLNYYFFQALKNLKKNFMIYSYEVWTTLIPNVVVDISDQVEIKKRAMACYPSQLAGHNWLEGTLSLNRYRGMVSNAKSHGEAFFRMSPDKYIKLWDSLYG; encoded by the coding sequence TTGAACTTTCGTGTTAAGTGGGCGCATATCTATCGCTTTTATGAAGCGGTCGAACCTCATCTTAAAATGTCTCTTCCTCTGGAAGAGCTTCCCAAGGGAGATAAGGTTTTGGTTCTTGCCCCTCATATTGATGACGAAACCATCGGTTGTGGAGGAACGCTTTTTAAACATTCTGCCGCGGGCCACACGGTCACTGTTCTTTTTCTGGCCGACTGTACCGAAGAAAGGCAAAAGGAGGGAGAGGCGGCTGGAAAGATATTAGGTGTGTCGAAGAGAATTTATTGGGAATACCAATCCAAAACACTTAATCAATTTCCTGAAATCAGAGGACGGTTAATAGACCTCATTAAGGAAACCGATCCGGATGTGGTGTATCTTCCATCATTTATAGACCGTCATAATGACCACGTCACCCTGAATTATTATTTTTTTCAAGCGCTGAAAAACTTAAAGAAAAACTTTATGATTTACAGCTATGAGGTCTGGACGACTCTGATCCCCAATGTGGTGGTCGATATTTCCGATCAGGTTGAAATCAAAAAACGGGCAATGGCCTGTTATCCCAGCCAGTTAGCCGGGCATAATTGGCTTGAAGGAACCCTTTCTCTCAACCGATACAGAGGTATGGTTTCAAATGCCAAAAGTCATGGAGAGGCTTTTTTTAGAATGAGCCCTGACAAATATATTAAGCTATGGGACAGCCTCTATGGATAA
- a CDS encoding lysophospholipid acyltransferase family protein, with the protein MGNVKIRKRLLKQMTPIIQYLQYLVFIFIEKVFNILPCPYALRLGKGLGTLFYYLDKRHRTVALENLEMIYGTRKTSEEIKKISLSCFENLGISIAEMIRLKNMNEKELLKSISVEGMEHYHEAMKKGRGLVFIGAHFGNWEMLAIVISLLFQKGYVVARKLDNPFIHQRIEKTRTFTGNHFINKNDAFWEMMKLLKKGELVGVLMDQNVAKREGVFVPFFGHPACTNKGLAMIVLKTKTPMIPIFMIRLPNGTHHVIVKPELPLVQTGHLKNDVRQNTAQITLAIEEMVSQCPEQWLWMHRRWKTQNAP; encoded by the coding sequence ATGGGAAACGTTAAAATCCGAAAAAGGCTCCTGAAGCAGATGACTCCGATTATCCAATATCTCCAGTATCTTGTTTTTATTTTCATTGAGAAAGTATTTAACATTCTTCCCTGTCCATATGCCTTGCGATTGGGAAAGGGGTTGGGAACTCTTTTTTATTATTTGGACAAACGCCATCGAACGGTAGCTCTTGAAAACCTGGAGATGATATACGGAACCCGGAAAACTTCTGAAGAGATCAAAAAGATTTCGTTAAGTTGTTTTGAAAATTTAGGGATCTCAATCGCTGAAATGATTCGTTTAAAAAACATGAATGAGAAAGAGCTTTTGAAAAGCATTTCGGTCGAGGGGATGGAGCATTATCACGAGGCAATGAAAAAGGGGAGGGGCCTGGTTTTTATCGGAGCCCATTTCGGTAATTGGGAAATGCTGGCAATTGTTATTTCCCTGTTATTTCAAAAGGGCTATGTTGTCGCCAGGAAACTGGACAATCCCTTCATTCATCAGAGAATTGAAAAAACAAGAACTTTTACAGGGAACCATTTTATCAATAAGAACGATGCCTTTTGGGAAATGATGAAGCTTTTAAAAAAAGGGGAACTGGTCGGTGTTTTAATGGATCAAAATGTCGCGAAGAGGGAAGGGGTTTTTGTTCCATTTTTTGGCCACCCGGCGTGTACCAATAAAGGGTTGGCGATGATCGTTCTAAAAACAAAAACTCCCATGATTCCGATTTTTATGATTCGTTTGCCGAACGGAACTCATCATGTCATTGTAAAACCGGAGCTTCCGCTTGTCCAGACCGGTCATTTAAAAAATGATGTGCGTCAAAATACGGCCCAGATTACGCTTGCGATTGAAGAGATGGTGAGCCAATGTCCCGAACAGTGGTTATGGATGCATCGGAGATGGAAAACCCAGAATGCCCCCTGA
- the lpxK gene encoding tetraacyldisaccharide 4'-kinase yields the protein MKTETYTSSRQWFNKIINTTQPEGGWRVLFSFLYLVSLLYFFIVKSRTVLYSCKILKTYTLPKRVISVGNITVGGTGKTPTVLALARFFNENGKKVAILSRGYGRTNEGAILIVSDGNQIFSSPSSAGEEAYFLAKELKGVIVAVGKNRYKTGLNLLTKYKIDLFILDDGYQHLKLHRDTNILLLDSDHPFSNGSLLPRGGLREPLSSIKRASMIFLTSKNGNHNKAAAILKEELFAGIPKYNVHFAPKCFFNALTAETCPIKKLSGNTSLIFSGIANPRSFRAMVDTCHIQVVRELVFPDHHRYQPHDIDAIYDIARSRKVDFIITTDKDAVKLTPYLRKEVPLIILKLEFKTEADFPWETLKSEKGS from the coding sequence ATGAAAACTGAAACCTATACCTCCTCCCGCCAATGGTTCAATAAAATCATCAATACGACCCAACCGGAAGGGGGGTGGAGAGTATTATTTTCATTTCTTTATCTGGTTTCGTTATTATATTTTTTTATCGTTAAGTCAAGAACGGTTTTATATTCCTGTAAAATCTTAAAAACCTATACCCTTCCCAAAAGGGTAATCAGCGTTGGCAATATCACAGTGGGAGGAACCGGAAAAACGCCAACAGTTCTCGCTCTGGCCCGGTTCTTTAACGAGAACGGTAAAAAAGTTGCCATCTTAAGCCGGGGTTACGGAAGAACGAATGAAGGAGCCATTTTAATCGTTTCAGATGGAAACCAGATATTCTCCTCTCCGTCGTCGGCGGGAGAGGAGGCTTACTTTCTAGCGAAAGAATTAAAAGGTGTTATTGTCGCGGTTGGGAAAAATCGCTACAAAACGGGTCTGAATCTCTTAACGAAATACAAGATTGATTTATTTATTTTAGACGATGGATATCAGCATTTAAAGTTGCATCGGGATACCAACATCCTTTTGCTGGATTCAGACCATCCCTTTAGCAACGGTTCCCTTCTTCCGAGGGGAGGCCTTCGAGAACCCCTGTCGTCGATTAAACGGGCTTCGATGATTTTCCTAACCTCGAAGAATGGCAATCACAATAAAGCGGCAGCCATTTTAAAAGAGGAGCTTTTTGCCGGGATTCCGAAATACAATGTCCATTTTGCACCGAAGTGTTTTTTTAATGCGTTGACAGCGGAAACCTGCCCGATTAAAAAACTTTCTGGAAATACTTCGCTTATTTTTTCCGGGATAGCGAATCCCAGGTCTTTTAGAGCCATGGTTGACACGTGCCATATTCAAGTTGTCCGGGAACTTGTTTTCCCGGACCATCATCGGTATCAACCTCATGATATCGACGCGATTTATGATATTGCCCGGTCCAGAAAGGTCGATTTTATTATAACAACGGATAAAGATGCGGTAAAATTAACGCCATATTTAAGAAAAGAAGTGCCGCTCATTATTTTGAAACTTGAATTTAAAACCGAAGCTGATTTTCCATGGGAAACGTTAAAATCCGAAAAAGGCTCCTGA
- a CDS encoding lysophospholipid acyltransferase family protein, translated as MKNKLLLKILPFFGFLILVLLRLTMKIKTVGKEVVEDYFKNDKRFILAFWHGRQLFMPYSYHGKKIHILISQHGDGEIVSRAMRYYGFGSIRGSSTRGGFKAFREMIKISRESDLAITPDGPKGPPCKAQAGVVELARLTGLPIIPVTFGASKKKPLNHGINLSSPVFFQRES; from the coding sequence ATGAAAAACAAACTTTTGCTAAAAATATTGCCTTTTTTCGGATTCCTGATTCTCGTCTTGCTCCGCCTGACAATGAAAATAAAAACAGTTGGAAAAGAGGTCGTTGAGGATTATTTTAAAAATGATAAACGTTTTATTCTGGCCTTTTGGCATGGAAGACAGCTTTTTATGCCCTATTCTTATCATGGAAAAAAAATTCATATTCTCATCAGCCAGCATGGGGACGGAGAAATTGTCAGCCGGGCAATGAGGTATTATGGTTTTGGTTCGATTCGGGGATCGTCTACACGGGGTGGTTTTAAGGCCTTTAGGGAAATGATAAAAATTTCACGGGAATCCGATCTTGCCATAACGCCGGACGGACCAAAAGGCCCGCCCTGCAAAGCCCAGGCAGGAGTTGTCGAACTGGCAAGATTGACCGGTCTTCCCATCATTCCGGTTACGTTCGGAGCGTCAAAAAAAAAACCCTTAAATCATGGGATCAATTTATCATCCCCTGTTTTTTTTCAAAGGGAGTCTTGA
- a CDS encoding 3-deoxy-D-manno-octulosonic acid transferase translates to MFVRKYSVGWSQRVGFLSSEMINSLKNRSVLWVHAVSVGEVHAAIPMIRLLKERFPDKKLIFSTVTVTGHKTVAAKIKGIDGLFYFPFDIPWIIKRVIRMLHPSIFIFFETEIWPNLLGNLKKNGIPSVLVNGRISNRSFSRYLKIKWLMKEWIGNISLALMQTEEDRFKMLELGADPCRIMTTGNTKYDQLKQPDKIPFGQISVLGQWDWWVAGSTHPGEEEMILNAYLRLRNEFPRLGLIIAPRHPERFSEVSGLIEQKGIFYSRKSQLKNETVWKSHFPPVILLDTIGELSEFYYWATIAFIGGSLVPKGGHNILEAVIWGKAPFFGKYSENFKEMVQIFKENNAGIEISSEEELVPKIGLYLKNKNLLEEKGKTALKTLHENQGATDRNMDLIEKLISEATGSASAERGVRGHRRTRSAARAPESERYEN, encoded by the coding sequence TTGTTTGTTCGAAAATACAGTGTCGGATGGAGCCAGCGGGTAGGTTTTCTTTCATCCGAAATGATAAATTCCTTAAAAAATCGTTCCGTTTTATGGGTGCACGCGGTCTCAGTAGGTGAAGTCCACGCGGCGATACCGATGATCCGGCTCTTAAAGGAAAGGTTTCCGGATAAAAAGCTTATTTTTTCGACCGTCACCGTAACCGGGCACAAGACCGTTGCCGCCAAGATAAAAGGAATCGACGGTCTGTTTTACTTCCCATTTGACATCCCGTGGATCATTAAAAGAGTCATTAGAATGCTCCATCCTTCGATTTTTATATTTTTTGAAACGGAAATCTGGCCTAATCTGCTGGGAAATCTTAAAAAGAACGGCATTCCTTCGGTTTTGGTGAATGGCCGGATATCCAATCGCTCATTTTCCCGTTATCTTAAAATAAAATGGTTGATGAAGGAGTGGATCGGAAACATCTCTCTGGCTCTCATGCAAACAGAGGAAGACAGGTTTAAAATGTTAGAGCTAGGCGCGGACCCCTGTAGAATCATGACCACCGGGAATACGAAATATGATCAGTTAAAACAACCGGATAAAATTCCTTTTGGCCAAATTTCTGTTTTAGGCCAATGGGATTGGTGGGTTGCCGGCAGCACCCATCCGGGAGAGGAAGAGATGATTTTAAACGCTTATCTTCGTCTTAGAAACGAGTTTCCCAGGCTGGGTTTAATAATAGCCCCGCGGCATCCGGAAAGATTTTCAGAAGTTTCCGGTCTGATCGAACAGAAGGGGATTTTTTATTCCAGAAAGAGCCAGTTAAAAAATGAAACGGTCTGGAAAAGTCATTTTCCCCCGGTGATTTTACTGGATACCATTGGGGAGCTTTCGGAATTTTATTATTGGGCCACGATAGCGTTTATAGGAGGCAGTCTGGTTCCCAAAGGAGGTCATAATATCCTGGAGGCGGTCATCTGGGGGAAAGCCCCTTTTTTTGGAAAATATTCTGAAAATTTCAAGGAGATGGTGCAAATTTTCAAAGAAAACAACGCGGGAATAGAGATTTCCAGCGAAGAAGAACTCGTTCCAAAAATCGGTTTGTATCTTAAAAACAAGAATCTTTTGGAGGAGAAAGGAAAGACCGCCTTAAAGACTCTCCATGAAAATCAGGGCGCAACCGATAGAAATATGGACCTGATTGAAAAGCTGATAAGTGAAGCAACTGGCTCTGCCAGTGCGGAACGCGGGGTTCGGGGGCATCGGAGGACGCGAAGCGCCGCACGGGCCCCTGAATCAGAGAGATATGAAAACTGA
- the waaF gene encoding lipopolysaccharide heptosyltransferase II — translation MPPELEFKVKPEWIKRILIRTPNWIGDAVLSIPAMTAVRKHFRNSKISILGPDSVIQLLLENKIADDFISLDNNYRSVGGKLRLIQNLKKQRFDLAILFQNAFEAALITFLSSIRYRYGYNRDGRGFLLTDPVPFFSKSEKIHQLQFYLNLVKPLIGVEPVFEKPVLKISEREKARARILFEEEGILENKKMIGMNPGAAYGSAKRWLPERFSQLADRFIRETQSQVVFFGSSSETALVKKIQSQMTEKSFALTGKTNLRELIAAIARCSWFVTNDSGPMHIASALNIPTLSIFGPTDDTTTSPVGDDSVMIKKNVECSPCLMRECPIDHRCMTSITVDEVFNLFHTSWLSGKESSSPAVFLDRDGTINEDTHYVSSEEQFKIFPETSEGILLLNQIQVPVFVVSNQSGVERGFFTEALLLKLHMKLEADLNRVQAKISGFYYCPHRPETGCFCRKPKVGMINKILEKYPVNLKKSYFVGDQLSDLELANRIGAKGILVLTGKGKETLMKLKDQPDIIPVYVADNILHAARWIQEDFKNADSDLKQTHKKRVIARSETTKQS, via the coding sequence ATGCCCCCTGAATTAGAATTCAAAGTTAAGCCTGAATGGATTAAAAGGATTTTAATTAGAACGCCTAATTGGATTGGAGATGCCGTTCTTTCAATCCCCGCGATGACTGCCGTTCGAAAACATTTTAGGAATTCAAAGATTTCTATCCTCGGTCCGGATTCCGTTATTCAACTGTTGCTAGAAAATAAAATCGCCGACGACTTTATTTCTCTTGATAACAATTATCGGAGCGTTGGGGGTAAATTACGGTTAATTCAAAACCTGAAAAAGCAAAGGTTCGACCTTGCCATTCTTTTTCAAAACGCGTTTGAAGCCGCTCTCATTACCTTTTTATCTTCTATTCGGTACCGTTATGGATATAACAGGGATGGACGAGGTTTCCTGTTAACCGATCCGGTTCCTTTTTTTTCGAAATCTGAAAAGATCCATCAACTTCAATTCTATCTTAACCTGGTAAAGCCGTTAATCGGGGTGGAACCGGTTTTTGAAAAACCCGTTCTGAAAATATCTGAAAGAGAAAAAGCCAGGGCCCGGATTTTGTTCGAAGAGGAAGGAATCCTGGAAAATAAAAAAATGATCGGAATGAATCCTGGCGCGGCCTACGGATCGGCCAAAAGATGGCTTCCGGAAAGATTTTCACAGCTGGCGGATCGTTTCATCAGGGAAACTCAAAGCCAGGTTGTTTTTTTTGGCTCATCTAGCGAAACGGCTCTTGTAAAAAAAATTCAAAGTCAAATGACCGAAAAATCATTTGCGTTAACCGGAAAGACAAATTTAAGAGAGCTGATTGCGGCGATTGCCCGTTGTTCCTGGTTTGTCACGAATGACTCCGGTCCGATGCATATTGCAAGTGCTTTAAATATTCCTACCCTCTCGATTTTTGGTCCAACAGATGATACAACCACATCGCCGGTGGGAGACGATTCCGTCATGATCAAAAAGAATGTTGAATGCTCCCCCTGTCTGATGAGGGAATGTCCGATTGACCACCGTTGTATGACCTCGATAACGGTTGACGAGGTATTCAATCTTTTTCACACCTCCTGGTTATCCGGAAAAGAGTCTTCTTCTCCGGCTGTTTTTCTTGACCGGGATGGGACGATCAATGAAGATACCCATTATGTTTCATCAGAAGAACAATTTAAGATATTTCCAGAAACTTCGGAGGGAATCTTGTTGCTTAATCAGATACAGGTCCCGGTTTTTGTAGTTTCGAACCAATCCGGCGTTGAAAGAGGTTTTTTTACCGAGGCGTTGCTCTTAAAGCTTCATATGAAACTGGAGGCAGACCTTAACCGGGTTCAAGCCAAAATTTCAGGGTTTTATTATTGTCCGCACCGCCCTGAAACCGGATGTTTTTGCCGAAAACCAAAGGTCGGAATGATCAACAAGATTCTTGAAAAGTATCCGGTCAATTTAAAAAAGTCGTATTTTGTGGGAGATCAGCTTTCAGACCTTGAATTGGCCAATCGAATCGGAGCAAAAGGGATTTTGGTGCTGACCGGCAAAGGGAAGGAAACCCTGATGAAGTTAAAAGATCAACCCGATATTATTCCGGTATATGTTGCCGACAATATTCTTCATGCGGCTAGGTGGATACAAGAAGATTTTAAAAACGCCGATTCGGACCTAAAACAAACACATAAAAAACGCGTCATTGCGAGAAGTGAAACGACGAAGCAATCTTAG